The stretch of DNA TTTGCTAGTTCAAATGTAGCAGACAGTAATAAATCAGAGCGTATACCTGCACAATGCATCCTCCAAGCCCTATTCCTTCGAAGAACTGATGAAACGTCAGCGCTGCCACAAGCGGTCTGATCGTGCTGGGACTCTCAGATGCGCCCACAGACATCCCGATGATCACCGAGTGCACTATGATCCCCAGCTCGAGCACCTTGAGGACATCCATGTAATACAAGGCAAGAACTTATGATCAGCAAACGCACGTGCAGTATGATCAAGTATAGTATATGAGTTCATTTGATTCATGGACAGGGATGATGGATCGATGAGAACCTGCCGCGATGACGCGGTGGCGGATGAGCtgcgtgccgccgccgtcggcgtTGGGCGTCGACACCATCATGGACGCGACACCGTGCGCGTGGCCACCGCCGTGCGGCGCATGGTCTGAGGTCTCGACGTCCCCGACGGCCGCGGCGGGCTTGGCGTTGTGCGCGCGTTGGAAGTAGCCCGTGGCGATCGTGTCGACGACGAGCGTGGCGATGGCGGCGAGCATGGCGATGAGGCCCGTGAACGGGAACTTGTGCCACGGCCCGTCGGCGAGGCACGGCGAGCCGAGCTTCTCGAAGGCGTCCGGGAGGATGTGCACGAACGCCGTGGCGAGGATGACCCCCGCCGCGAAGGCCTTGACGGCGACGAAGAGGTCGGTGTCCGGGCGGAGCCCCGGGAACCTCCGGCCGAGCGAGGGGATCGCGCAGCCCCCGGAGCTCGCGACGAGGATGCAGAAGATGGCGACGATCTTGAGCGTGAGCGCCCTTCCCTTGTCGCTGTCTTCGTCGGCGGAGGCCTCGCATTCGCAGTCGGCGACCGCGAGGAGCGGGAGGGaggcgacggcgaggaggcAGAAGGCAGCAAGCTTCATGCCGGCAGCCATGTCGAGCTAGGAATAACGGTGACAAACAGTATGGCCGTATACATACAAGTATATGTGAAGCCGTCGTTGTTGGAACTTGATCGTGGATATACTAAGAAAATGAACAGATGAGATGAAGGTTAGCATAATCATGTGGAAAATTTCTGGAGAACTAATATCGCGGCAGTGATTCATTAGGTCCTGTCAACATGGCAAAATTTTAACTAGCAAATAGATGAGGTCATCTTCTGCTTCATGTAGATCATCTTCTCCGAGATCCCCGAGGCGCCAGTCACCAAGCTCTCTGGCATCGATGATCGATCCCCCTCCTTTCCTGGAACGAATCCCTTTGGGCACGGACACACGCCGTTCACGTGTAGATCGGAGACCAACGGAGTCAGAACTCAGATAAGCGTGTTCAAAGATTAGGGACCCTGCAACTATATCTCGTACGATACTCCTCTTGCAGCGCTGTCACTCCAGCGCGCTCTCTGCATATGCGGCGTCCTCTCCATCCATGGAGTCAACGCcgcgtcgccggccgccaccaagATCATCCGCCCCGCCCCGGTCCGATCCATGCATGATTCGGTGTCTGAATTCTGATTGGTGCCCCATCATGTACGCCTCCCTGAGATGAGACGCCGTTTAAAATTTTCGGGGTCAGACGGGCATACAGAAATCGTCGTCAAGATGCATGTCAGGATGTCGACACACAGTTTGGGCGCACGCGACATGGGAGCCGTGATTCAGCAGCTAACCTCGTCTTACTGTAGTTTTCTTGTAAGGTTTCACATGGGAGTTGGACGTGTCTGGAATCCGTGAGATCAAGGGTCAGTCCGTCCATCGTTGGTCTGCTGGCGGCACGGTAAAAGGTACTTCTTCCTTTTACTTACCTGATGATGTTTTGGATACAGGATGCAGTCTTCAACCCATGTATTTGACCattattttttctatttttttccgTTGAAATTTATAGGAAATACAGACACCTGAAAGTATAGTTATGGCCAAGCTAGGTACATCTTTTCAATGTCATAAAAATCTTAAAATTTCTGTGTACATGTATTAGCTGTCTAGAGCTGACCGCGCACATCCTTGGGCGTCATTTGCAAAATAATAGTTGACCGTACATATCCTTATGTATATTACTACATCGGCTAAAAAAATGTAGGTTCATTTTGTTTTGTCTAATGTCAAACTTCTTCGGTTCTGATCAAGTGTGTATGAAAAGATATATAACATCTAAATACTAATTATTACGAAAACAAGACATTTAAtggtggatttgaatttgattcgGTGTTGTAGATTTGTTGTATTTTTCTACTAAATTGATTAAGATTAGAGACTTTTTTGACTTATGAAAAGACTAAAatgagagagggggggggggcgttaTAGCCCTGGGGCGACCATTGCAATGTTGACTCCTTTCGGTCCTAATAGCACCTTGAAAATCTTCACCTCAGTGCGCTTAGATTTATGGACTCTGGTACCCTTGTCATACCAAAATAATTGGCTATGTTAATGTTCAGTTTTGTGTATTTTGATCACCAGCGGTTCAGCATCTTGTTTACTACATCTGAGGCCACCTGGAGGGTGGAgtgttcttttctttcttttcccaaACCATGTGGCCTCAGATTGTGCCCATTGCATTGGATAGGGAAGGGTTTGTTACAGGGAAACATGAAACTTTTaccgtgtgtttggttgggggaACGAGGgggagcggagcggagcggtTCTATTTTTGAACCTGTTTGGTTGGCGGACggtggagcggagcggagcggaAGCGCTCCCACGCGGGAATATTCTCTGAAGATGCGGAACGAACTGGCTCCGTGAAAACGAGCGGACGCGAGCGCTCGGCTCCCACGCCCGCTGCCCGTCACCGCCCGCTCGTCTCCCACGCAGGTGAGCGCCGCCCctgagcccccccccccccgcccccgcccccgggcggcgccgccgccgctggaggCGCCCCTCCCCCCCCAACCCGCGCGCGCCCTGgaggccccgcgcgccgccactggagcacccccccccccccgtcgcACGCCCGGGCGGATCTGCCGCGCCCCTGgagcccccgcgcgccgccgctggtGGATCTGCTGCCGGCCTGCCTGGAgaccccccccccgcgcgccgcccgccccaccccccccctccccgcgcgcccccgctggagccccgcgccgccgctggagcagcccgcccccgccccccggcgctggagccccccccccaccccccccgcGCGCCCGGGCTGgagccccccgcgcgccgcgccggaaTCCCCCCCGCCCCGCTGGAGCCCACGCGCCCCGCTggagccccgcgccgccgctggacccccccccccacgcgccccgccgccgctggagcCCCCGGGCGCTGGAGCCCctgcagcccccccccccccccccccgcgctggAGCCCCtgcagcgccccccccccccgggcgcTGGAGCCCctgcagccccccccccccgcgctggAGCCCCtgcagcgcccccccccccccccccgggcgcTGGAGCCCctgcagcccccccccccccccccccccggcgctgGAGCCCCtgcagcgccccccccccccagcgcCCTGTCCTGCTGATAGCTCGCTGTATTTGATTCTGATTCAAATCTTTGTCTCTGATTTTGGCAGCTCGCAGGAGAAATTTGGAAGACAGTGTGCACGCCTCGGAAGGTATCATATTATGTCTTACTGAATATATGCTTTGTGTGATTACTTGTTATGCTTTAAAAATTTATTGATTTTATCTTGTTTCTGTATAATTTAGATGGATAAGAAGCAGCAACTTTTCATTTACACAGCTGCTGCGTATACGTTAATTTCGATGATGGCcatgattattcaatctagaaaAAGAAAACGCCGTGAACCTGTAGAACCAATTACCTATGCTCCAATTGAGGAGAGGGATAGAATGAGAATTGAGTATCTGAATAATAAGATATGGAAGAATGATGTAACTTGTGTCAATATGCTTAGACTTAATAGAGCATCTTTTTTCCGATTTTGTAAGCTTTTTAGGGACCGGGGCCTTTTGCAAGACACCATACATTTGTGTGTTGAGCAGCAGGTTGCAATGTTTTTAAACACAGTAGGTCATAATATTCGAAATAGGTTAGTTGGCACCAATTTTGATAGGTCCGGTGAAACTGTTAGTCGGTATTTCAACAAAGTAATGCACGCTATTGGAGAGCTACGAAACGACTTCATTACACCACCGTCGACATCAACTCCAGCTAAAATTGCAGGAAACCCAAGATGGGATCCTTACTTTAAGGTGTGAGGCCTATCTCCCCTTCATTTTAAGGGTGGGGTTCAGATTGTAATTTCTGATATTATTTCCATTCTAATTGTATAATAGGATTGTATTGGAGCAATAGATGGCACACACGTGCGGGCCTCTGTTCCTAAACACAAGGAGGCTTCCTTTCGTGGTAGAAAGAGTTATCCTACTCAAAATGTCCTAAACACAATGAAGCCCCGATTTCAGGCTAAGCTGTAAATCTCAATCAGAGCTACCATGGGACAGCCCAAACTATAGAAGCAACACAGTGGCACTAACCAGTACATGTAAACACTAAAGCATCATTTCATTGACACAGAATAGTGTAAATCGATCCGAATTCGAGGCCCAAACCAGAGGACAACGTGCACGAGCAGCAGGAGCAAGAGCAACAACAGATGAACTGATTAAGCTAAATTGGACTGCAGGAATCAAATTACGGAAATCAAACGGAGCATATAGAAATTATAATTCGGAAGGAGTATGGTTACAGCAGCAGTAGTACCAGTGGTAGTACCAcggggcgccgggcggcgcaGGCGAACAGCAGGGGCCCGGGACGGCGGGAGCCCGCTCGGACGCGGGGCGTCGGCGATCAGCCGCCGGGCGGCACGATGCTGGCGCTCGGGGCTGGGTCGCTGTGGGCGCTGGCGGCTTCAGGGGCCTGGAGAATGGGCGGCGTGTATGTCGAGCGGGCAGGCGGTGTGCGTCGGCCGACTTCCCCGTGGATGGCGGCGCACGGAGGCCGAAGACGAGTAGCGGAGGTTTCCCAGCGGGGGCAGGCCGGCCTGTTGGGCCTTGTCATGGCGACCTAGAGATCGGCCACATAGGGGTATAACCGGGCCCAACCGGCAGCAGATTTGGCGGCAGAGCGCGACGGTGCAAACCATGGAGCCTTTTAAAAAAGGCAACAAAAAAAATTAATTGGATGCATACCATTACAATTATCAATTCTCTGTTCTACCATTACAATCCATCCATCGTATTAGAACCGTACCATTACAACTTTCTCTCTACCAGGCTCATGCCATTTTGTACGCCTGCGGCTACGTTGGGCCCAGTTGCAGACCGGTGTACGCATACACTCATTTCGTATGGCCGAGTTTGCCCCTAGCTTGGTGCCCATTTGACTTCATTTTCCAAACTGGTTTGGTGCCCATTTGACTTCATTTTCCAAACTTTTGATTAGCAGCTCAAGTGAAAAAGAGCCAATCTCCACATCCCACTTAATCATCTAGCCCTTAGAGTATACTTTCCCACCCATCAAATCCATTGCGAGGAACCCCTCCACCATAATCTCTAGTGCGAAAAATCCAAGCCTATCAAGAAAATCAACATGGTCTAGTCAACAACCTACGATTTCAAATATCCTCAAGTCAGATTGGGAGAGAGAACTTGGCCTACCCGGTCTCCATCGCACTTCCTTTCCGGTCTTCCTCGCCCGCGCGTCGTCTGCAGTCGTCGTCACCGCCGGGCAGCCACCGTCGCttctagggttagggttcgttAGGATAGAGTAAGAGAGGGGCGAGAGAGTGGGTGACTCAATCTGAAGCAAGTCAACGAGTCAAGTTTGTACCGTTGAGCCAAGGACAAACTCGACCATACGAAATGAGTGTATGCGTACACCGGCCTGCAGCTGGTCCCAACGTAGCCGCAGGCGTACAAAATGGCATGAGCCTGGTAGAGAGAAAGTTGTAATGGTACGGTTCTAATACGATGGATGGATTGTAATGGTAGAACAGAGAATTGATAATTGTAATGGTATGCATCCAATTAATTTTTTTTGTTGCCTTTTTTAAAAGGCTCCATGGTTTGCACCGTCGCGCTCTGCCGCCAAATCTGCTGCCGGTTGGGCCCGGTTATACCCCTATGTGGCCGATCTCTAGGTCGCCATGACAAGGCCCAACAGGCCGGCCTGCCCCCGCTGGGAAACCTCCGCTACTCGTCTTCGGCCTCCGTGCGCCGCCATCCACGGGGGAGTCGGCCGACGCACACCGCCTGCCCGCTCGACATACACGCCGCCCATTCTCCAGGCCCCTGAAGCCGCCAGCGCCCACAGCGACCCAGCCCCGAGCGCCAGCATCGTGCCGCCCGGCGGCTGATCGCCGACGCCCCGCGTCCGAGCGGGCTCCCGCCGTCCCGGGCCCCTGCTGTTCGCCtgcgccgcccggcgccccgTGGTACTACCACTGGTACTACTGCTGCTGTAACCATACTCCTTCCGAATTATAATTTCTATATGCTCCGTTTGATTTCCGTAATTTGATTCCTGCAGTCCAATTTAGCTTAATCAGTTCATCTGTTGTTGCTCTTGCTCCTGCTGCTCGTGCACGTTGTCCTCTGGTTTGGGCCTCGAATTCGGATCGATTTACACTATTCTGTGTCAATGAAATGATGCTTTAGTGTTTACATGTACTGGTTAGTGCCACTGTGTTGCTTCTATAGTTTGGGCTGTCCCATGGTAGCTCTGATTGAGATTTACAGCTTAGCCTGAAATCGGGGCTTCATATGTCATTTTTCTCTACTACTGTCAGAAAGTTGAGGCACGAAGAACTAAGGCATTGCATTGCCTTTTCAAACTTATCTATTGAATTTAAGGTATTATGATACCTTTTAAATACATTATGTACTTTTTGTTATTTTATACTTCTCTACTGAATTGCTTGGCAAATTTTGTTTGCGTTACTGAATTCTATATTGGATTATATGGAATTGCATATTGGAGTATTGGCTAGGCATATCCTGGGTTAAAATCCTGGGTCCCCGCCACTTGGCACCGGACCCTTCTGGTGTATCTGCATTCCGCTAGCAGGTGAACTGGTGAAGTCCCGTCTCTGGTACTTTTCTGCACTAGGGGCATGTGGGACTGTGTTCAGCATCTCGTGAGGCGGTCGACGTCCATAGTCGATTTTGGATCACTAGCCATGAGAAAAACTTAATACTTTGGTGTTGCCCATGTTCTCCAAAACTCCGTTGATTAATTTTGTCTACGACCATTCACCAGTTGTTGGGTGGCATTTAAAAGATTTGACATGCATGTATGCAACTGCAAATATCCTGGGCTCTTTGTCATGCCATTATGGTACTAGCTTGTTTCAGTATCAGATTATAGTTAGGACTGGCGTTGTGCTTCCGCAACTGCAACTATTCTGGAATGTTTATTATGCTGTTAAGGTACTAAGCTGTTGTTTCAATACCAGATCCCTGTTTCTTAAAGTCCCAATGTCTACTATCTCTGATCAGAAGAAACGCACCTTAGAAGCCCTGCAGCAACAGTATACTGCTGCAAAAGCTAAGAAATTGCAAGATGAACAGCTTAAGAGCCATAAGAAGAACAAAGTAGATGCCCCTAAGCCTAAATTTGATATGCTAAGGAAAGGCAAAGCTCCAGAACTCACACCTCGTCAAACATCTGCTCAGCCCTCTTCTCATAAAGGTTTAGTTTTGTTCGCTATTCTTTTTTATGCAATCATGCAAGCTTTTGTTTATCTCCATTTTCTATCATATTGCTGCTGCTTTTCAGGTGTAGCATTTTCCGGTTCTAATTGTCAACAAAAACCTTCCGCGTCCTCAGGTAACCTCTCTACCGTTCTCTGTGTGTGCATGTGCAAGGCTATGTaacaaatacttttgaactttgTAGGTGAAGAAATTAACCCTGTGTATGCTGAACTTTCATGTTCCCTTCGTGAAAATTTGTTCCAGGATGGCATTTCGGTAAATATCCCTGTGATATGGGTTGTCTGTCTCAAATTTATTGTTATCTGTGATGAAAAAAAAACTTCTCAGTGTTTACTGCTGTGAACTTTGGTGTAGGATTTTGATAACACAGAGGTTGTTCAGAGTGTTATATTTGACATAATTCAGAAAGGTGGAGATTCCGGGAAAATTACCAAGGGAGCCAAAAAGTTGAAGCTGGAAAAGGGGATCCTATTAGATAACTATGTTCAGAGGGGTCCTAGACTAGTGGACGCCCAAGCAAGATCTTTGTTGATTCACTCAAAGCGATCGAAACATCACATGTCTCTGAAGCAACATAAGAAATGCGGTTCatttgatttagatggtgcATTCCACAAGTAAGTCTTTCTTGAGAGTTGGCCTTAAAATGACCAATCACTACAAAATGATTGTGTTATCTTTTGGTTTCTTTTTATGACATGAATGAAAATAAAACTGAGTTCCTTAAGAGTAACAATTAAACTGAAGTTTATATCCATGCTCAAATTCACATAATATGTTATTAAGTTTGGAGTCCACACAATTTTTACATGTcgtcttggtcttgcaggtatGACCTCTATAAGCCAATGCATGAGATGTGGAAGGCGTATATCAGAGAGCTTACAAAAATAACCCCGTATGGTGTCACACTCTCCTTCTGTCTGTTATTCTGAGCCTTTTATCTATCGTTTTCATTCTTCTTTCCATGGAAAATAAGATCCCCGTTCTGTATTGCGCTTCAACAAAATAAAAGACAGTTAAACTCTGAGGTTCTGCTGCTTTTAATCTCTTAATCTTATTTCTCCGATTTTATTGGTTTCTATAGAATGCTATACTGTTTGTTTGATTGTAGAACTTCAATGGATCTCAAATGCAGGCTGTGTTCTGTACCAAAGAGTAAGAAATATACTAGCGTGCACTTTATTAGTTAGCAACATTGAGATGACTCAAAGACCCTAGCAGCTCCTTGAACAGAAACTTACTAACTGTAGGGACTAAATTCACCCAGTCATATGGTGCCATTAACAAAATTGGGGGAGATTATTGATTACAGTATAAGGCTAGAAGTATTTTTATGAAATATTAAAAATTTGAAGAGTTGAAATTAAAAATCAAGGCAATAACGAGCCTGAGGGCCATAAGCCCAAAACAAGCACAATCAGAGCAGGGGATCAACTCAATCTTTTCAAAAAACTTGTACCTAACTCCGTCATTATGCCTTTTCTGTCCTTTATATGAGCTAACATGTCCTGTCTTGCCTACAGGAAAAAGCAATTGTCCGAAAACCTCCTTTCTGCAGATCTTCACGGGGCTCTTCTTATAGGTGATTCATATGCTGGAACTAGTTGCACGCTATATTGTTTCTTCTTTTCTAACTTTGTTTTAACTTGGTCAT from Panicum hallii strain FIL2 chromosome 3, PHallii_v3.1, whole genome shotgun sequence encodes:
- the LOC112886842 gene encoding zinc transporter 9-like translates to MAAGMKLAAFCLLAVASLPLLAVADCECEASADEDSDKGRALTLKIVAIFCILVASSGGCAIPSLGRRFPGLRPDTDLFVAVKAFAAGVILATAFVHILPDAFEKLGSPCLADGPWHKFPFTGLIAMLAAIATLVVDTIATGYFQRAHNAKPAAAVGDVETSDHAPHGGGHAHGVASMMVSTPNADGGGTQLIRHRVIAVLELGIIVHSVIIGMSVGASESPSTIRPLVAALTFHQFFEGIGLGGCIVQAKFRLKSALTMALFFSLTTPVGVVIGIGISSAYDENSPRALIIEGVLNAAAAGILNYMALVDLLAQDFMNPRVQNNGRLQVIVNVSLLVGTALMSMLAIWA
- the LOC112887191 gene encoding uncharacterized protein LOC112887191 isoform X3; protein product: MSFFSTTVRKLRHEELRHCIAFSNLSIEFKKKRTLEALQQQYTAAKAKKLQDEQLKSHKKNKVDAPKPKFDMLRKGKAPELTPRQTSAQPSSHKGVAFSGSNCQQKPSASSGEEINPVYAELSCSLRENLFQDGISDFDNTEVVQSVIFDIIQKGGDSGKITKGAKKLKLEKGILLDNYVQRGPRLVDAQARSLLIHSKRSKHHMSLKQHKKCGSFDLDGAFHKYDLYKPMHEMWKAYIRELTKITPKKQLSENLLSADLHGALLIVAECKAASYQGVSGIMIRDTAETFGIISEDNRFREFLSDLLWDLQSYQKLVRFSSSKRTAGRSH
- the LOC112887191 gene encoding uncharacterized protein LOC112887191 isoform X5, which produces MSFFSTTVRKLRHEELRHCIAFSNLSIEFKKKRTLEALQQQYTAAKAKKLQDEQLKSHKKNKVDAPKPKFDMLRKGKAPELTPRQTSAQPSSHKGVAFSGSNCQQKPSASSGEEINPVYAELSCSLRENLFQDGISDFDNTEVVQSVIFDIIQKGGDSGKITKGAKKLKLEKGILLDNYVQRGPRLVDAQARSLLIHSKRSKHHMSLKQHKKCGSFDLDGAFHKYDLYKPMHEMWKAYIRELTKITPKKQLSENLLSADLHGALLIVAECKAASYQGVSGIMIRDTAETFGIISEDNRFRASIYCWHC
- the LOC112887191 gene encoding uncharacterized protein LOC112887191 isoform X1, with protein sequence MSFFSTTVRKLRHEELRHCIAFSNLSIEFKKKRTLEALQQQYTAAKAKKLQDEQLKSHKKNKVDAPKPKFDMLRKGKAPELTPRQTSAQPSSHKGVAFSGSNCQQKPSASSGEEINPVYAELSCSLRENLFQDGISDFDNTEVVQSVIFDIIQKGGDSGKITKGAKKLKLEKGILLDNYVQRGPRLVDAQARSLLIHSKRSKHHMSLKQHKKCGSFDLDGAFHKYDLYKPMHEMWKAYIRELTKITPKKQLSENLLSADLHGALLIVAECKAASYQGVSGIMIRDTAETFGIISEDNRFRVVPKAGSVFILQAYCWKVTLIGDKLSPNEKLKEDQRQQRAQSQIR
- the LOC112887191 gene encoding uncharacterized protein LOC112887191 isoform X2, yielding MSFFSTTVRKLRHEELRHCIAFSNLSIEFKKKRTLEALQQQYTAAKAKKLQDEQLKSHKKNKVDAPKPKFDMLRKGKAPELTPRQTSAQPSSHKGVAFSGSNCQQKPSASSEINPVYAELSCSLRENLFQDGISDFDNTEVVQSVIFDIIQKGGDSGKITKGAKKLKLEKGILLDNYVQRGPRLVDAQARSLLIHSKRSKHHMSLKQHKKCGSFDLDGAFHKYDLYKPMHEMWKAYIRELTKITPKKQLSENLLSADLHGALLIVAECKAASYQGVSGIMIRDTAETFGIISEDNRFRVVPKAGSVFILQAYCWKVTLIGDKLSPNEKLKEDQRQQRAQSQIR
- the LOC112887191 gene encoding uncharacterized protein LOC112887191 isoform X4, producing the protein MSTISDQKKRTLEALQQQYTAAKAKKLQDEQLKSHKKNKVDAPKPKFDMLRKGKAPELTPRQTSAQPSSHKGVAFSGSNCQQKPSASSGEEINPVYAELSCSLRENLFQDGISDFDNTEVVQSVIFDIIQKGGDSGKITKGAKKLKLEKGILLDNYVQRGPRLVDAQARSLLIHSKRSKHHMSLKQHKKCGSFDLDGAFHKYDLYKPMHEMWKAYIRELTKITPKKQLSENLLSADLHGALLIVAECKAASYQGVSGIMIRDTAETFGIISEDNRFRVVPKAGSVFILQAYCWKVTLIGDKLSPNEKLKEDQRQQRAQSQIR